From the Campylobacter concisus genome, one window contains:
- the nosZ gene encoding Sec-dependent nitrous-oxide reductase: MQKLFCVASAALLGLSLTTACAASSDLEKVMKERGLSEKDVLAAAKTYQPSGKKDDFIVFSSGGQSGQVLVYGVPSMRIYKYIGVFTPEPWQGYGYDNESKAVLKQGNIRGKEITWGDTHHPNFSEKNGEYVGDYLFINDKANPRIAVINLHDFETTQIVVNPIMKSEHGGSFITPNSEYVIEASQYAAPLDNNYHSIDDYEAVYRGAVTFWKFDYPKGKIDEKESFSLELPPYWQDLSDAGKGESYGWGFTNSINTEMYTGGIEKGLPPFEAGASRNDTDFLHVYNWKILEKLVQDKKNYKVINGHKVVTIDAAVKAGALFLIPESKSPHGCDVTPDGRYIIIGGKLDTHASVYDFRKIKELIDKKEYAGTDPYGIPILDREKSMHGQVELGLGPLHTSFDSQDGVLYTSLYVDSQIVKWDYKNLKVLDKINVHYNIGHLDTMEGKSAKPVGKYAIALDKLSIDRFSPVGPLHPQNHQLIDITGAKMDLIYDMPIPLGEPHDVVSIAASKLSPALTYNMGTNSRTGEASPYATLAGQERVERNGKNVTVYATMIRSHINPEHIEVNKGDNVTIHLTNLERAQDETHGFGIDLYNIHASLEPGKTASVNFVADMEGVFPYYCTEFCSALHLEMMGYLLVKDPSKKYESAKNNKLKTLSPEALKAEYDKVIATNKATDDVIQEVVKYLKEKHYEKYPKVKALVDDALDQYGHIKEVKAKADEAYKKGDVNGAILWEYQVWQYMVKTADVGLRAKNNLAKEIATPMSPAAAKGEEAYLKGGCNGCHVIGQVSSGPDLTGVLLRHENGEKWVAEFIKDPAKFYSDDYIKSMIDYFNLRMPNQHMSDEEIKNIIEYLKWVDENAGM, translated from the coding sequence ATGCAAAAGTTATTTTGTGTCGCAAGTGCTGCGTTGCTTGGGCTATCTTTAACGACTGCTTGTGCTGCTAGTAGTGACCTTGAAAAAGTCATGAAAGAGCGTGGGCTAAGCGAAAAAGATGTCCTTGCAGCTGCTAAAACTTATCAGCCTAGCGGTAAAAAAGATGATTTCATCGTCTTTTCATCTGGCGGGCAAAGCGGTCAAGTGCTAGTTTATGGCGTTCCGTCGATGAGAATTTATAAATACATCGGCGTTTTCACGCCAGAGCCTTGGCAAGGATATGGCTATGACAATGAGTCAAAAGCTGTTTTGAAACAAGGCAACATCAGGGGCAAAGAGATAACATGGGGCGATACACACCACCCAAATTTCAGTGAGAAAAATGGTGAGTATGTTGGTGATTATCTATTTATCAACGATAAAGCTAACCCAAGAATCGCAGTTATAAATTTGCATGACTTTGAGACAACTCAAATCGTTGTAAACCCTATTATGAAGAGTGAGCACGGCGGTAGCTTCATCACTCCAAATAGCGAGTATGTTATCGAAGCTAGCCAATATGCAGCTCCACTTGATAACAACTACCACTCAATAGATGACTATGAAGCAGTTTATAGAGGTGCTGTAACATTTTGGAAATTTGATTATCCAAAAGGCAAGATCGACGAGAAAGAGTCATTTTCTCTTGAGCTTCCACCATATTGGCAAGATCTAAGTGATGCTGGTAAAGGCGAGAGCTACGGCTGGGGCTTTACAAACTCAATAAATACTGAGATGTATACTGGTGGTATCGAAAAAGGTCTTCCTCCATTTGAAGCAGGTGCAAGTAGAAATGACACTGACTTCTTGCACGTTTATAACTGGAAAATTTTAGAAAAACTTGTTCAAGACAAGAAAAACTACAAAGTTATAAATGGCCACAAGGTAGTTACAATAGACGCTGCTGTAAAAGCAGGTGCGTTATTTTTGATCCCAGAGTCAAAGAGCCCACATGGTTGTGATGTAACTCCAGATGGTAGATATATCATTATTGGTGGTAAGCTTGATACTCACGCATCAGTTTATGACTTTAGAAAGATCAAAGAGCTAATCGACAAAAAAGAGTATGCTGGCACTGACCCATACGGAATTCCTATCTTAGATAGAGAAAAGTCAATGCACGGACAAGTCGAACTTGGCCTTGGACCACTGCATACATCATTTGACTCACAAGATGGCGTACTTTATACATCACTTTACGTTGATAGTCAAATCGTAAAATGGGACTATAAAAATTTAAAAGTGCTTGATAAGATAAATGTTCACTACAATATCGGCCACCTTGATACAATGGAAGGCAAATCAGCAAAACCAGTTGGTAAATATGCAATCGCTCTTGATAAACTTTCAATCGATCGCTTTAGCCCAGTTGGCCCACTTCATCCACAAAACCACCAGCTAATAGACATCACTGGTGCAAAAATGGATCTAATCTATGATATGCCAATACCACTTGGCGAGCCACACGATGTTGTGTCAATAGCTGCTAGCAAACTAAGCCCAGCGCTTACTTACAATATGGGCACAAACTCAAGAACAGGCGAGGCTAGCCCATATGCAACTCTAGCTGGTCAAGAAAGAGTTGAAAGAAACGGAAAAAATGTAACCGTCTATGCGACAATGATCAGAAGCCACATCAACCCAGAGCACATCGAGGTAAATAAAGGTGATAACGTAACAATTCACCTAACAAACCTAGAGCGCGCTCAAGATGAGACTCACGGCTTTGGCATCGACCTTTACAACATTCACGCTTCACTAGAGCCTGGCAAAACCGCTTCAGTAAATTTCGTAGCTGATATGGAAGGTGTCTTCCCATACTACTGCACCGAGTTTTGCTCAGCACTTCACCTAGAGATGATGGGTTATTTACTTGTTAAAGATCCAAGTAAAAAATATGAATCTGCAAAAAATAACAAGCTAAAAACTCTAAGCCCAGAAGCTTTAAAAGCTGAATACGACAAAGTAATCGCAACTAATAAGGCAACTGATGATGTTATCCAAGAGGTTGTTAAATACCTAAAAGAGAAACATTATGAGAAATATCCAAAAGTAAAAGCTTTGGTTGATGACGCACTTGATCAATATGGCCACATCAAAGAGGTAAAAGCTAAAGCTGACGAAGCTTACAAAAAAGGCGACGTAAACGGCGCTATCCTTTGGGAGTACCAAGTATGGCAATACATGGTAAAAACAGCTGACGTTGGCTTAAGAGCTAAAAATAACCTAGCTAAAGAGATCGCAACTCCGATGAGTCCAGCTGCTGCAAAAGGTGAAGAGGCTTATCTAAAAGGCGGTTGTAATGGTTGCCACGTTATCGGTCAAGTAAGCTCAGGTCCAGACCTAACAGGCGTCTTACTAAGACATGAAAATGGCGAAAAATGGGTAGCAGAATTTATCAAAGATCCTGCTAAGTTCTATAGTGACGACTACATTAAATCAATGATTGATTACTTTAACCTTAGAATGCCAAATCAGCATATGAGTGATGAAGAGATCAAAAATATCATCGAATACCTAAAATGGGTAGATGAAAACGCTGGTATGTAG
- a CDS encoding ATP-dependent protease, producing the protein MRFLLCISLFLITAFAQQLGCFINESNQSIVFIKDGQIKNLDLKETIYKNQECGNDGEFFYIANLNNEIIEVANERNFLFAMPNVGCKISQIMAIKNKIYVACDMANEVSIGVFDKNLNKLLTKNYKDVYKISSLLPIDDELFFTSFNGKAFLLDKELNLKEKKRVGFAPLGACKFKGNDILLGFRDGEILDFKSGIKKQVLKSKISALACMEDEIFIGGGDGVVYKFDKDLKLKGQKALFSNEIKRIFIDKGVLNGVNLDNEIKSLEINSF; encoded by the coding sequence ATGAGATTTCTGCTTTGTATAAGTTTGTTTTTGATAACAGCTTTTGCCCAGCAATTAGGCTGCTTTATTAATGAAAGCAACCAAAGCATCGTCTTTATAAAAGATGGGCAGATTAAAAATCTGGATCTAAAAGAGACGATTTATAAAAATCAAGAGTGCGGAAATGATGGAGAATTCTTTTATATCGCAAATTTAAACAATGAGATTATTGAAGTGGCAAATGAGAGAAATTTCTTATTTGCCATGCCAAATGTTGGCTGTAAAATTTCGCAAATTATGGCAATTAAAAATAAAATTTACGTAGCTTGCGATATGGCAAATGAAGTCAGCATAGGCGTTTTTGATAAAAATCTAAATAAACTTTTAACTAAAAATTATAAAGATGTTTATAAAATTTCAAGCCTTTTGCCAATTGATGATGAACTATTTTTTACAAGCTTTAATGGCAAAGCATTTTTGCTTGATAAAGAGCTTAATTTAAAAGAGAAAAAGCGTGTTGGTTTTGCTCCGCTTGGCGCCTGTAAATTTAAAGGGAATGATATTTTGCTTGGCTTTAGAGATGGAGAAATTTTAGATTTTAAAAGTGGAATTAAAAAACAAGTTTTAAAATCTAAAATTTCAGCTCTTGCGTGTATGGAGGATGAAATTTTTATAGGTGGTGGGGATGGAGTAGTCTATAAATTTGACAAAGATCTTAAGCTAAAAGGACAAAAGGCTCTTTTTAGCAATGAGATAAAAAGAATTTTTATAGATAAAGGCGTCTTAAATGGCGTAAATTTAGACAATGAGATAAAAAGTTTAGAGATAAATTCATTTTAA
- the moaC gene encoding cyclic pyranopterin monophosphate synthase MoaC, translating into MMLTHLDEKDRPKMVDVSPKDPTKRVATASGIIKMSKEAFRAIKENTGKKGPVIQTAVVAAIMGAKKTSELIPMCHPLAILGVDCDIEELSEICAFKLYVSVKIEGKTGVEMEALTGVSVGLLTIYDMVKAIDKSMEISNIVLESKTGGKSGEYMRSK; encoded by the coding sequence ATAATGCTAACGCATTTAGATGAGAAAGATCGTCCAAAAATGGTCGATGTGAGCCCAAAAGATCCTACAAAAAGAGTAGCAACTGCTAGCGGGATCATCAAGATGAGCAAAGAGGCCTTTAGAGCGATAAAAGAAAATACTGGCAAAAAAGGTCCAGTCATTCAAACAGCTGTCGTTGCTGCGATAATGGGTGCAAAAAAGACAAGCGAGCTAATCCCGATGTGCCATCCACTGGCTATTTTAGGTGTGGATTGTGATATCGAAGAGCTATCTGAAATTTGTGCTTTTAAGCTTTATGTGAGCGTAAAAATAGAGGGCAAAACAGGTGTTGAGATGGAGGCATTAACTGGCGTAAGCGTGGGACTTTTGACCATTTATGATATGGTAAAAGCTATAGATAAAAGCATGGAAATAAGTAATATCGTATTAGAGAGTAAAACAGGAGGAAAAAGTGGCGAGTATATGCGATCTAAATAA
- a CDS encoding HP0495 family protein, translating to MASICDLNNKKAKIDYPTHWEYKIIFDADVNVEEKVKEIVKDREFKLVFSKFSKDKKYASYDLAVLVLSEEERLEIFSALKHEAKYVL from the coding sequence GTGGCGAGTATATGCGATCTAAATAACAAAAAAGCAAAAATTGATTACCCAACGCATTGGGAATACAAAATAATATTTGATGCTGATGTCAATGTAGAAGAAAAGGTAAAAGAGATAGTAAAAGATAGAGAATTTAAGCTAGTTTTTTCAAAATTTAGCAAAGATAAAAAGTACGCTAGCTATGACCTAGCCGTACTAGTTTTGAGCGAAGAAGAGAGGCTAGAGATATTTTCAGCACTAAAACACGAAGCAAAATACGTTTTATAA
- a CDS encoding undecaprenyl-diphosphate phosphatase, with translation MEISHVIVLALVQGISEFLPISSSAHLILVPKLLGWPDQGLAFDVAVHVGTLSAILFYFKDTIFKLFRDFFASIAQRKMVGDSLLVWCVGFATIPVGIFGLLFNNVIEEYARSGIVIAITTIVFGIALYFADLRSTNKSEYEMTIKFALIIGLAQAVALIPGVSRSGITMTAALFLGFSHKGSANFSFLMSIPVIILAGGLESIKLIKDPNALPWSDIALGVIISAVSAYLCVKLFMGIISRIRMLPFVIYRLILGVFLLYLFL, from the coding sequence ATGGAAATTTCTCATGTTATTGTTTTGGCCTTGGTGCAAGGCATAAGCGAATTTTTGCCGATATCTAGCTCGGCTCATCTTATCTTGGTGCCAAAGCTACTTGGCTGGCCAGATCAAGGTCTTGCCTTTGATGTGGCAGTACACGTTGGTACGTTAAGTGCGATACTTTTTTATTTTAAAGATACGATTTTTAAGCTATTTCGTGACTTTTTTGCCTCGATCGCACAAAGAAAGATGGTGGGCGATAGCTTGCTTGTCTGGTGTGTGGGCTTTGCCACCATTCCAGTTGGGATCTTTGGGCTTTTATTTAACAACGTTATCGAAGAGTACGCAAGAAGCGGCATTGTGATCGCTATTACTACGATCGTCTTTGGCATAGCGCTTTACTTTGCAGATCTTCGCTCGACAAATAAAAGCGAATATGAAATGACCATAAAATTTGCGCTTATTATCGGCCTTGCTCAAGCTGTGGCGCTCATCCCTGGCGTCTCAAGATCAGGTATAACGATGACGGCAGCCTTATTTTTAGGTTTTAGCCACAAGGGAAGTGCGAATTTCTCATTTTTGATGTCGATCCCAGTCATCATCCTAGCCGGTGGACTTGAGAGCATCAAGCTCATAAAAGACCCAAATGCTCTGCCATGGAGTGACATCGCCCTTGGCGTCATCATAAGTGCTGTTAGTGCTTATCTCTGCGTTAAGCTATTTATGGGGATCATCTCAAGGATTAGGATGCTTCCTTTTGTTATCTATCGCTTGATCTTGGGAGTATTTTTGCTTTATCTATTTTTATGA
- the tkt gene encoding transketolase, translated as MLKKQADTIRFLCADMVQNANSGHPGAPMGLADIMVVLSNFLKHNPKNPKWLNRDRLVFSGGHASSLVYSFLHLSGYDLSLDELKNFRQLGSNTPGHPEIHTPGVEVATGPLGQGVANAVGLAMAEKYAANVLNEPDNKIIDHKIYCLCGDGDLEEGISYEACSVAGNLRLDNLVLIYDSNNITIEGDTAIAFSEDVKARFEAQGWEVARIDGHDYDQIEFALEQANEKESPYLIISNTRIARGAMELEGSHHSHGAPLGEEIIKKAKAAAGFDPEKKFAIDEDVLLRFRGAVEKGDLEEAMWNKKVEALSIEGKNLLNSLLNPDFSKIEFPDFSDKKLATRDTNHVILNEIAKKLPGFIGGSADLAPSNKTELKGMGDFPNGKNIHYGIREHAMAAINNGISRYGLFLPFSATFFIFSDYLKPSARIAALMAIKHFFVFTHDSIGVGEDGPTHQPIEQLSTFRAMPNFYTFRPADGNENSASWQVALNLNAPSAFVLSRQGLDPLAKGEFGEVSNGAYLLSSAKDAKITFIASGSEVSLCVKAAALLAEQGIGTNVVSAPCFDLLCEQPDEYVAKILDKNTTIIAVEAATGYEWYKFADAVYGMNSFGASGKANELFDHFGFTPQKLANFASEII; from the coding sequence ATGCTAAAAAAACAAGCCGATACTATAAGATTTTTGTGCGCTGATATGGTGCAAAACGCTAACAGCGGACACCCAGGTGCTCCTATGGGCCTAGCTGATATCATGGTGGTTTTAAGCAACTTTTTAAAACACAATCCAAAAAATCCAAAATGGTTAAATAGAGATAGGCTAGTTTTTAGCGGCGGTCACGCGTCAAGTTTGGTCTATAGTTTTTTGCACCTAAGCGGCTACGATCTAAGCCTAGATGAGCTTAAAAATTTTCGCCAACTTGGCTCAAATACTCCAGGTCACCCAGAAATTCACACTCCAGGCGTTGAGGTTGCTACTGGCCCGCTTGGTCAAGGCGTAGCAAATGCAGTCGGCCTAGCCATGGCAGAAAAATACGCTGCAAACGTTCTAAATGAACCAGACAATAAAATAATCGATCATAAAATTTACTGCCTTTGCGGCGACGGCGACCTAGAAGAGGGTATAAGCTATGAGGCATGTTCGGTAGCCGGAAATTTAAGACTGGACAACCTTGTGCTCATCTACGACTCAAACAACATTACGATCGAGGGCGACACAGCGATCGCATTTAGTGAGGATGTAAAAGCGAGGTTTGAGGCACAGGGCTGGGAGGTCGCTCGTATCGATGGACACGACTACGATCAGATCGAATTTGCACTTGAGCAAGCAAACGAGAAAGAGTCGCCATATCTTATCATCTCAAACACACGTATAGCACGTGGTGCAATGGAACTTGAAGGAAGTCACCACAGCCACGGCGCACCACTTGGCGAAGAGATCATCAAAAAGGCAAAGGCTGCAGCTGGCTTTGACCCTGAGAAGAAATTTGCCATTGACGAGGACGTGCTTTTAAGATTTAGAGGTGCGGTAGAAAAGGGCGATTTAGAAGAAGCGATGTGGAACAAAAAGGTTGAGGCACTAAGCATTGAAGGTAAAAATTTACTAAACTCACTTCTTAATCCAGACTTTAGCAAGATCGAATTTCCAGACTTTAGCGACAAAAAGCTAGCCACAAGAGATACAAACCACGTCATTTTAAATGAGATAGCTAAAAAACTACCTGGCTTTATCGGTGGTAGTGCTGACTTAGCTCCTTCAAATAAGACTGAGCTAAAGGGTATGGGCGACTTCCCAAATGGCAAAAATATCCACTACGGCATCAGAGAGCATGCCATGGCAGCTATCAACAATGGCATCTCAAGATACGGCCTTTTCTTGCCATTTTCAGCGACATTTTTCATCTTTAGCGACTATCTAAAGCCAAGTGCGAGGATAGCAGCGCTAATGGCTATAAAACACTTTTTTGTCTTCACACACGATAGCATCGGCGTTGGCGAAGATGGTCCGACACATCAACCTATCGAGCAGCTTAGCACATTTAGAGCGATGCCAAATTTCTACACTTTCCGCCCAGCTGATGGCAACGAAAACTCAGCTAGCTGGCAAGTGGCTCTAAATTTAAACGCTCCAAGTGCCTTTGTGCTTAGCCGTCAAGGGCTTGACCCACTTGCAAAAGGCGAATTTGGCGAGGTTAGTAACGGCGCATATCTGTTAAGCTCGGCAAAAGATGCAAAGATAACATTTATAGCAAGCGGTAGCGAGGTCTCACTTTGCGTAAAAGCAGCCGCACTTCTAGCTGAGCAAGGTATCGGCACAAACGTCGTGTCAGCTCCTTGTTTTGACCTACTTTGCGAGCAGCCAGATGAATACGTGGCTAAAATTTTAGATAAAAATACAACCATCATCGCAGTTGAAGCTGCAACTGGCTATGAGTGGTATAAATTTGCCGACGCAGTTTATGGTATGAATAGCTTTGGCGCTAGTGGCAAGGCGAACGAGCTATTTGATCACTTTGGATTTACTCCGCAAAAACTTGCAAATTTCGCTAGCGAAATCATATAA
- a CDS encoding polyprenyl synthetase family protein: MSLLEDFVKFLNANLPKAPSFHPYYEEALGVMLKAGGKHFRALLLLGVVENVDKSLTQKAMRVALGLEMMHTYSLIHDDLPSMDDASLRRGTPTLHVTYDETTAILAGDALNTHAFYEISRADLPAETRIKCVEILSENAGVSGMVLGQALDCFFENTNKEDIKRVKAKFGLSGKMLNLDELVFLHIHKTAKLIAASLKMGAVIVNLSEIECEKIYDIGLKLGLAFQIQDDIIDLTSDEVVAGKPVHNDLAKNSFTNLLGLEGAKKKKDELICEIEEALNQIDTSIAKMILELTDKHLR; the protein is encoded by the coding sequence ATGAGCCTACTTGAGGACTTCGTAAAATTTCTAAATGCAAATTTGCCAAAGGCGCCTAGCTTTCATCCTTACTACGAGGAGGCGCTTGGGGTGATGCTAAAGGCTGGAGGCAAGCACTTTAGGGCGCTTTTGCTTCTTGGTGTGGTCGAAAACGTCGATAAAAGCCTCACGCAAAAGGCGATGAGAGTGGCTTTGGGCCTTGAGATGATGCACACTTATTCGCTCATTCATGATGACTTGCCTTCAATGGACGACGCAAGCCTAAGACGCGGCACGCCAACACTTCACGTAACCTACGACGAGACGACTGCGATACTTGCAGGAGATGCGCTAAATACGCACGCTTTTTATGAAATTTCACGTGCTGATTTACCAGCTGAGACGCGTATAAAATGCGTAGAAATTTTAAGCGAAAATGCTGGCGTTAGTGGCATGGTGCTAGGTCAGGCGCTTGATTGTTTTTTTGAAAATACAAACAAAGAGGACATCAAAAGGGTAAAGGCTAAATTTGGACTCTCTGGCAAGATGCTAAACCTTGATGAGCTAGTATTTTTACACATCCACAAAACCGCAAAGCTGATCGCCGCTAGCCTAAAAATGGGTGCTGTGATAGTAAATTTAAGCGAAATAGAGTGTGAGAAAATTTATGATATCGGCTTAAAACTTGGGCTCGCTTTTCAGATACAAGACGACATCATCGATCTTACAAGCGACGAAGTGGTCGCTGGAAAGCCTGTGCATAACGACTTAGCTAAAAACTCATTTACAAATTTACTTGGCCTTGAGGGCGCTAAAAAGAAAAAAGATGAGCTTATTTGCGAGATAGAAGAGGCACTAAATCAGATAGATACCAGTATAGCTAAGATGATCTTAGAGCTTACGGATAAACACCTTAGATAA
- a CDS encoding DUF7488 domain-containing protein, with the protein MRLKYKFALAFLLTALCLNADPRPTQEDFNACFEKNKNSIVSVNKHFGVAITKNLIAVPKSDGAPLGEYVKFDPYLQLFLVRSSKELSPVVMADETNEERIKKSTWVGILNDSNNTVMGHIKSLGQNLGDFDTLSFEYNATGEINTPCCKMIGIAVGADKFIPNRYLKHFVSYDDVYYGDIGVKFLQKEDKFFVGLVDPLGRGKMMMVDDELVTINGIKPKSLRELNEMVLFAPKGAKLDIIVKRDRQELLFQVPVSGDVKFNQSLDIDAPSSLDLPNLNVMPKSPESLLDDKVLVDYGITVDKNLVVTKVEPKSNADIFGIKTGDKILGYNKESVNSREELLEKISDLQNFVLLFTRNDFQFFARVPK; encoded by the coding sequence ATGAGACTAAAATATAAATTTGCCCTTGCATTTTTGCTAACAGCACTTTGCCTAAACGCCGATCCTAGGCCTACGCAAGAGGACTTTAACGCCTGCTTTGAAAAGAACAAAAACTCAATCGTCTCAGTAAATAAACACTTTGGCGTGGCTATCACTAAAAATTTGATCGCAGTGCCAAAAAGTGACGGAGCCCCGCTTGGAGAATATGTCAAATTTGACCCGTATTTGCAGCTTTTCTTAGTGCGCTCTAGCAAGGAGTTAAGCCCTGTTGTGATGGCTGATGAGACCAACGAGGAGCGCATCAAAAAGAGCACTTGGGTTGGCATCTTAAACGACTCTAACAACACCGTCATGGGTCACATCAAGTCTTTGGGGCAAAATTTAGGCGACTTTGACACGCTAAGCTTCGAGTATAACGCGACTGGCGAGATAAACACGCCTTGTTGTAAGATGATAGGCATAGCTGTTGGAGCTGATAAATTTATACCAAACCGCTATTTAAAGCACTTTGTATCTTACGATGACGTATATTACGGCGATATCGGCGTGAAATTCTTGCAAAAAGAGGATAAATTTTTTGTGGGTCTTGTTGATCCACTGGGCCGCGGCAAGATGATGATGGTAGATGATGAGCTTGTTACGATAAATGGCATAAAACCAAAGAGTTTAAGAGAGCTAAATGAGATGGTACTTTTTGCTCCAAAGGGTGCAAAACTGGACATCATCGTGAAGCGTGATAGGCAAGAGCTACTCTTTCAAGTGCCAGTAAGCGGGGATGTGAAATTTAACCAAAGCCTCGACATTGACGCCCCTTCAAGCCTTGATCTGCCAAATTTAAATGTCATGCCAAAGTCGCCTGAGAGCTTGTTAGATGATAAAGTTTTGGTGGATTATGGTATCACGGTTGATAAAAATTTAGTCGTTACTAAGGTCGAGCCAAAGTCAAATGCCGACATCTTTGGTATCAAGACCGGCGATAAAATTTTAGGCTACAACAAAGAGAGTGTGAATAGCCGCGAGGAGCTTTTAGAAAAGATAAGCGACCTGCAAAATTTCGTACTTTTATTTACTAGAAACGACTTTCAGTTCTTTGCAAGAGTGCCAAAATGA
- a CDS encoding YbaB/EbfC family nucleoid-associated protein, producing MFEGFDFSKMGQMLEDVQRQAKQIEEESKNKEFGAKSGGGLVSVRANGSGEILDISIDDSLLEDKESMQILLISAVNDVLKSVEADKKNTASRMLGGLASMGIK from the coding sequence ATGTTTGAGGGATTTGACTTTTCAAAGATGGGGCAGATGCTTGAGGATGTGCAAAGACAGGCCAAGCAGATAGAAGAAGAGAGCAAAAATAAAGAATTTGGAGCAAAAAGTGGTGGCGGACTTGTAAGCGTGAGAGCAAACGGAAGCGGCGAGATACTTGATATCAGCATAGATGATAGCTTGCTTGAAGATAAAGAGAGTATGCAAATTTTACTAATAAGCGCCGTAAATGACGTGCTAAAGTCAGTTGAGGCTGATAAGAAAAACACTGCTTCAAGGATGCTTGGCGGCCTTGCTTCGATGGGGATAAAATGA
- the panD gene encoding aspartate 1-decarboxylase — protein MNIEILASKIHRAVVTDANLNYVGSISIGEELIKAANLIENQKVEILDVNNGERFATYVIKGKKGEICLNGAAARKVCVGDVVIIVAYASMKFKKAKKFKPTIVHVNNKNEIIKE, from the coding sequence ATGAATATAGAAATTTTAGCTAGTAAGATCCACAGAGCTGTCGTAACAGACGCAAATTTAAACTACGTTGGCTCGATCAGCATCGGCGAGGAGCTTATAAAGGCCGCAAATTTGATAGAAAATCAAAAGGTAGAAATTTTAGACGTAAACAACGGCGAGAGATTTGCCACCTACGTGATAAAAGGCAAAAAAGGCGAAATTTGCCTAAACGGCGCAGCTGCTAGAAAGGTTTGCGTGGGAGACGTGGTCATCATCGTGGCATACGCTAGTATGAAATTTAAGAAGGCTAAGAAATTTAAACCAACCATCGTACATGTAAATAACAAAAACGAGATCATAAAGGAGTAG